Proteins encoded within one genomic window of Equus caballus isolate H_3958 breed thoroughbred chromosome 20, TB-T2T, whole genome shotgun sequence:
- the OR11W2 gene encoding olfactory receptor 6Q1 produces the protein METANRTLVTEFVFLRFSNSPHLQLLFFSLFLLVYLLSLVSNALIVLIVALDGRLHTPMYFFICNLSLVELWYTTVTVPKMLANFLCSQGVISVPSCITQYYFFFSLVATELFILTTMAFDRYVAICRPLHYQLLLSPQTCGTLAGVCWSVGFLCPMFPSFLLTQISFCTPNQINHFFCDADQIFRLSCTDTYAIQAVGYGLSTVIILGSLVFTMASYAQILATILAMASAAAQRKTFSTCAAHLSVVTIYFGTLIFMYVRPAVKYESNINKIVAIFYSVITPLLNPLIYTLRNKDVKEALKMLVSRIQRICHSSWETQ, from the coding sequence ATGGAGACAGCCAACCGCACATTGGTCACTGAATTTGTCTTCCTGAGATTTTCGAATTCTCCACATCTCCAGCtgctcttcttctccctcttcctcctggtcTACCTATTGTCCCTGGTGAGTAATGCGCTCATTGTGCTCATTGTGGCCCTGGATGGACGCCTCCATACGCCCATGTACTTCTTCATCTGCAATCTCTCCTTGGTAGAGCTCTGGTACACCACAGTCACTGTGCCCAAAATGCTGGCCAATTTTCTATGTTCCCAAGGGGTCATCTCAGTTCCCAGCTGCATCACTCAGTACTACTTCTTCTTCTCTTTGGTTGCCACTGAGCTCTTTATCCTCACCACCATGGCCTTTGACCGTTATGTTGCCATCTGCCGACCACTCCATTACCAATTGCTGCTGAGCCCCCAAACGTGTGGTACTCTGGCTGGGGTCTGCTGGTCTGTAGGATTCCTCTGTCCCATGTTTCCCTCATTCCTCCTTACACAAATCTCCTTCTGCACCCCCAACCAGatcaaccacttcttctgtgatgCTGATCAGATTTTTCGGCTTTCCTGCACAGACACATATGCCATCCAAGCAGTGGGCTATGGTTTGAGCACTGTTATTATCTTAGGAAGCCTGGTGTTTACCATGGCTTCCTATGCCCAAATCCTGGCCACAATTCTAGCCATGGCCTCTGCTGCTGCCCAACGCAAGACTTTTTCCACATGTGCAGCTCATCTCTCTGTGGTCACTATCTACTTTGGAACTCTCATATTCATGTATGTCCGCCCAGCAGTAAAATACGAGTCAAACATCAACAAGATTGTGGCTATTTTCTACTCAGTCATCACCCCACTTCTCAATCCTCTCATCTATACACTCCGCAACAAGGATGTCAAGGAAGCTTTGAAGATGTTGGTGTCCCGGATCCAAAGGATCTGTCATTCAAGCTGGGAGACTCAGTGA